The window TGGTGATCCTTATCGGAAGCCTTATATCGACTCAACTCGCAGACGCAACGGGGGACCCTCTCGTTGCCACCAACGCGCAGCGACTTTTTGTAGTAACTCCTCTACTTTTCGTTGCTGGAGTAGGCACCGGGCTTAGACTTGATTGGGCTCGCCCATTAGGCTTGGCATACCTATTCCTGGCTTTTGCCGCTAGTGGTCTCGCAATCGTGGAAGCGTCGGTCGGCCGATCGCTTCTTGGGCGCGATCTAGAGCTTGCAGAAATGTCGCGCGAAGGTGACATTCGTGCCATTGTCGCATCAGAGCACTCCCTTGTGCTCGGCACCCTGCTCGCACTCGCCATCCCAATTTGTTTGATTCTCCCAAAAGGTCTGAGACTTCCCGCTGCGACGCTTTTGGTTCTCGGCGTTGCGGCAACAGGTAGCCGCGGACCTTTGTTGGTGGGGTTAGTCTTTGCGATCGTCTCGCTTTTCCGCTCCGTCACGGCCAGCGTCGCTCGGCACAGCAGAATCCTGACTCTCACTGCGGTAGTTGGTCTTGGAGTCCTTGCGTATCTGTCTAGTTTTGTTTGGACCAACGTAGTCGAAGGCTCGACGGGAAGCGAATACAGCGCGAACTACAGGTGGGCAATTTACGCGACTGTCCCGGATCTCCTCATTTCGCAGCCGTTGGGATATGGTTTGGGCACTTTCCCTCAGGGCGTGTGGCTCGTCGAGTCTCGAGCGTTCGGCGTCAAAGATATCGTCTTGACCCTAGACTCCGAACTCGTGTATTCCGCATTCACTCTAGGTTGGATCGGCCTTGGCCTTGTCTCAGGCGCCCTAATCGTAAGCATTCTTGCTGTTCGACACAGCCCGATAGTTGGACTGACCGCAACGATGTGCTCGGTGCTCGGCCTATCTATCGCACTTCACGCATGGGACGGGCTGGGCGCGATGTGGGTCCTTCTTGTGGGCATGTCATCGGCAATCCTCCTGAAGGGGCGACAAATGAATGAACCACACATGCGTAGCGAAACCCTTGACGCGCTTAGGCCGTCGTCGTGACTCTTGCGAGGGTCCGCGTCTATCGCACTCTCCGCAGCGCACATCTCGAGCGGCTTGCTCAGTCGCCGTCCAGTCAATGCTTGTACCTCGAGGCAAGCTACGATCTTGATGGCGAACTGCTTGAAGCGACGGGGCGTTCGGCCACTCGCGTTTCATACTGGTCCTTAGTGCCCGCGCTGCGCGAGCGAAGGCCGAAGGTGCTCGAACTGAATGAGGCTTTCCAAGTGAACGCGTGGCCAATCATGGCCTTGGTCTCCATCTGGTTGGCGTTCACGCAGCGGCGGACGCGACCACGGATAGTCTTCTATGCAATTGAAAATCTCGATCCCATCGAGTCTTTGCGGTCGCGCCTCCGATCGACACAGCGGGTTGCGATTCTCATCCTTTCGCTGGCACTACGCTTCGTTGTGCCAACTCCGGACCGTGTCTGTTTTGGTTCACAAGCCGCGGAAGAGAATTACAGGCGACGCGCACCAAATCTAGTAGCTCGCGCAGAAACTCGCCTTATTGAAGCGCTCCCAGCGCCCACATCTTCGGTTCAGACCGCGCCCGAGATGGCAGCCATTTTCGTCGGCTCATTTGAAGACCGGAAATCCGTTCTCCAAACCAGCGAAGCATTCACTCTCTTGGCCCGCAAGCACCCGGACTGGTGTTTCACCGTCGCAGGGAAGGGCCCCTTGCAACGTGAAGTTCAGTCAATCTTAAATGGCGGAACCGTCGAGTTACGAATCGACCCACCCCGGGCTGTGGTAAGGGACCTCATTCGCCGATCCTCGGTTCTTGTGCTCGCCTCGCGACCAACCCCTCGGTGGAAAGAGCAGATTGGACTGCCAATTCTCGAAGCGTTGGCGGAGGGTCTCACTGTGGTCACCACGCCCGACACGGGGCTTGCGAGTTGGTTGTCCGCGAATGGGCACTACCTGACCCAGTCAAGCCCATCCGGGTCACAAATAGCCAAAGAAGTCGAGAAAGCGATCATCTCCCCACTTCCGCGTGCAGTTGTCGTCTCGACTTTACCCGCTGTTGATGCGCGCATAGCCGCCGACACATGGATGAATGGTTGGGATGATGCTTAAGGTCTGGCCCCGGCTTTTCCGGGACATCGCACTAGGTGCTATCCCGTTCTCCGCCCTATTTCCGCAACCTCTGCGGCCGTACTATCTTCGGCTGTTCGGGCTCGATATACACTCTTCTGCCAAACTCGCATCAAGGGTCCGCATTTCCGATCGGAGAGTGCAAATCGGACGGAACGTGTTTGTCAACACTGAGTGTTTCCTTGACGCGTCGGATTGGATCAGGATTGGTGATAACGTTGCATTCGGAATGCGCGTAGTTCTCCTGACGAGCACACACGGTATCGGGCCAGAAGAACGGCGCGCAGGGGAGGCGGACTCGAGCGGAATTGAGATTGGCGACGGTTGCTGGGTTGGGGCCAATGTCACAATTCTTCCGGGCGTTAAAGTGGGGTCTGGATGCATTCTCGCAGCCGGGAGCGTTGTCATACACGACTGTCTACCCAATCGGCTCTACGCGGGTGTTCCCGCTAGGGAAGTCCGACTGTTGAGTACGCTCAGTCCTGTGGGATGAAGAAGTACGTAACGGTCATCGCGACCAATCTGTTCTCGCAGGCCGCACTCGCGGGATTTCTGTTCTTGGTAGCCCTGCGGTTCGAACCCGCGGTTGCAGACCAATTTTCTCTTCTGCTTCAGACTGGTCTGATGGCTTTATCCGGCATCGTCATGGGCGTCGTCTACGGCCTGGCGCTTGGGCGGCCAGACTTTGACCTGTGGTCACAGTTCGCTATCTCTGCTGCCGTATTTAGCCTTTTGGTGGGTTTGGTCTCGTCCCTCGTCTGGGTCAGCCTTGGAAATCCCAATGGCCTGCTGTTCATAATCTCTGGCGCGGCTGGAGCACTTTATGCATGGGCAGGAACCCTGGCCGTGCGCCTCGCACTGCTTGGACGTCCCCTTTCCATACCGGCTGTGTCGGGGTCCTCCTCTGCATCACTCTTGGCTGGCCTCTTGCTGTCGTTGGTCTTGCCTTCGTCCATCGCGGTCTACTGCATCAGCGTCAGTTGGGTGCTTGGAGGCATGATCGCGGTTGGGCTAGTTCGTCGGGTCGCCAGAGACTCAATTGCGTCGACTGCAGGGCTGGCGAGTGGGCCTTCGGGGCGCGGGAGGATGCTTGAACACACGGCCGCTTTAGTAGCATCGGCTGCAACCGCGACGATATTGCCCGTGTTGGCGTCTACCGCACTGCTAGCTCTCCCGGCGGGCACACTTGCGCTCGCCTATTTCGTTGGAAGGTTCATCGGCGCGGGAGTCAATCTACTTGTCAACTCCGTGCTATCAGTGCGGTATCACTGGGCAAACTCCCCGATCCTGAACCGCGGCGTCATCCTTTTTGCGGTTCTTACGGCTCTCGTAGGCGCGGTCTGGATGCTTTGGCTGGCACTCCTAGGGAGCGATCAAACCGTGTGGGTGACCGTTTTGCCCTGGCTAATCATGGTCGCCACGTCGGCAATCCTGCTGCGAGAAGCTAACGCACAACTCAGGGTCAGGACGTTGTCGATCAAATCAACTATCGACCTACTTGGAGCATCAGTGGTCGTTGCTGCCCTCTTCGTCAATCCATCTGTCGTCGGCTATTTTTGTCTGTTCACCGTTTCCGGTTCTATCACTTGCTCAGTCACGCTCGCGTCGCAGCGCAGATGGTGGGAGATGTGTTTCGCAGCGGTCACCGGAGCGCTCGCAATGGCCGCGTCTTTTGCGGCTTGATCACAACCCGTGCTGTCTCGTCGCCAGAGACTCGTGTCGACGACGCTCGAAGAGTAGGCCATTGCGACGTCCTTGTATTCCAGCAGTCATCGCAACGAGGGGTGACTTCCGGAGGCTAGCAGGGTCGCGAAGAGGTCGGTTGGGGTTTGATCGCCGAGGGTGATTCGTGGTCGCCGGTTGAGCTCATTGTCGACACGGGCGAGGGCCGGTGCGCTGTGAACGGAGAGGTCCGTCGATTTCGGGAAGTACTGCCTGAAGAGTCCATTCGTGTTCTCGTTGGACCCTCGTTGCCAGGGGCTGACCGAGTCGCAGAAGTAGATCCTCGTTCCGGTCGCCTGGGTGATCTCGAGGTGTCGGGCCATCTCGGTGCCTTGGTCCCATGTCACCGTCCGTCGCAAGGGCCGGGGGGGTGGTCGTTCAGTGGCACGAGTGCGTGGAGCAGTTCCGTCGAGTTGTGCGAGGGCAGGTGAAGAAGCTTCACGAAACGAGTCTGGCGTTCGACGAGCGTGCCGATCGCGGACGGTTGTGCGGTCCGACGATGAGGTCCCCTTCCCAATGACCGGCGATCGATCTGTCAGTTGGGTCGAAGCCGCGGTCGTGGACGGAGAGCATCGGCTGCGCGAACCGACGCCTTGTGCGGACCTGACGGCTCTGCCCGCGCCGGTGATCGCGCCCGGTGCGTAGTGGAGAGAGTTCCGGCTTGCGGATGATCCCTGATCCAGGGCGGTAGATCTCCTGATAGATCGTCTCCGTCGTCACCCGGGCGCTCGGTCGTGCGGGTGGGCGAGTCTGAGCGCCCGTGAGATCTGCTGGGCACTCCATCGCTCCCGGAGCTTGCCGCTGCGAACGTACGCAGCTTCGCATCCGTGGACAGCTTCAGCGGGCGACTGCGGCGCCGCCGCGTTGCTGCGGCAGCGTGCGCGTGGAATGGTCGATACTGGCCGGATTCGTGCAGGTTGCGACGCAGTTCTCGGCTGATCGTCGACGGCGCCCGCCTGAGCGCCCGCCCGATGGCGGTCGGGCGATCGCCCCGGCTGGCGAGGTCGGCGATCTGAGTGCGCTCAGTCTCGGACAGGAACCGGGACGAGATCGTGCGGGCGGCGAGCGGATCGAGCGGTGGCGCGAACTTGACCGTGCCATCCTTTTGTCGCTTCGACCAACCGTTCTTCCAGAGATTACCTGACGACCGCGAAATCCCGAGCTTCTTGCATGCGCTGCGAACGGACTGGCCCTGCCCGAGCAACTCCAAGAACTGTCGGCGCTTGTCCGTCATCGGCCGGCGGCCCGGCCCCTTTCGAATACGACGAGACGACTTACGAGAACCCCTTTCGAATGGTCCTCGTTGCGATGGTCACTAGAAACCACCACGTCGCAATGGGCTACTCTTCGAGCGTCGTCGACATGATACCCGGGCGGTTCAAAATACGCCTACAACCTCTGTCTCTGGTTTCTAGTCAAACGGGGATTTTCGGACCATTGTTCCTGATCGTGGTCGTCGTCGACGCCGTGTTTTGGAAGGTCCGGTGTGCAACGCCCGCTCGTGTCGGCTCTGCATCGACGGCGATAGGACTGCGGGCGACTTCGTTCGTCGCGCCGCTTCCGATCGGACTGTCCGATTGCCTGCTCGGTGGCCTTCTGGGCGTCGCGATCGGTCACCGGCGGACGCCAAGGGGAGCGCGGGTCACGTCAGTGTTCGCGGACCTCGCTGCCGTCCCCTGAGGCCGGTGCCCGCCGCAGAGACTGATTCTTGTAACGGAGCACTGGCTTCTCGATTAAGAACCAGCTTGCGGCCGCGACGGGGACCGTGATGGCAAGTGCGAGTGATGCAAATCCCGGTACACCGAGAGTCCACACGCCTGCGAGGGCAAGGACTTGCTGGATTGGGAAGGCGTATATGTAGACGCCGTACGAGATGTCGTTCCGAAGCCGAAGGCGCGGTGTCTTGATGACGGCGCCGATCACGAGCATCAGGTAAGCCAGCGGGAGCGACGCCAGCAGCCGATAATCCGGCAACCAGAGCGAGCCGACAACTAGCAAGATTGAGAGCATCACAAAGTTTCGGTTACAGCGGATCCGGTCTTGAAGTTGCCAGATCAGAGCTCCAGCTAGGAACATGCTGCCGAATCGCGCCGCCGTCTCCACAAGCCAGATCTCGACCGGGGCGAGCGATGTGAATGCGATCCCCAGCACACAAATGATGAAAAGAACGGGGACGACTGGAGGATGTCGCAGCGCTCCCGTGACGCCGAGCGCAAGGATGAGCAGGTAACAGAGGAACTCCCACGCGAGGGTCCAGATGGACCCGTTCCACACGCCTGGGAAGGGAACTCCCGCGGGGGTGCCGTCGATGCCGTATTGGAACACCCACAGAACGGCATTCTTCACGACGTAGGTGAGGTTTCCCATGCCGAAAGTCATCGTTGCGAGCGGCGCGACGATGAATGCGGTTACGAGAAGGCAAACCCAGAACGCGGGAAGGATCCGCAGGATTCTGGCGCGCAGGTAACGCCCCGCGTGCGGGTCTCGCATCCACGATCCGAGGATGAGGAATCCGGATATGGCGAAGAAGCCGTCGACCCACACCTCGGCGAGGAGTTGGCGGAGCGGTAGAAGATCGATCTCGGCCCCCGTAAGCGGGAACGAGTGCCAGAGGATGACGCCCGCCGCGAGAAACAACCGCACGAAGTTGAGTCCGTTCGCACGCGGGTCAAAGACGCTGCTGAATGAGTCTGGGTTCCGCGGCATGGCCCCACAGTATTCAACCCCTGACGATTGGTCCGAATCAGAAACGTGACCGTCACATCGGACTGGATCACATCCTCTCCGCCGGCGCAACCGTGCCCACCATCCGCATCAACGGCGTAACCGTCGATCCATAGGAGTGCTAATGCCCGCAACCCGTAAAGTGACCCCGAAAGCGACACGGCTTCTGTCGTACCTAGAGAAGGTCAACGGCGACTCGGCGCGCGTTCATCCTCGTGGAGCGCTTCGCCAAGACCGTGACCTTCTTGTGGCTTTTTCATGCCTACGATTCGTCGCATGACGCGCTCCTTGGCGGTTACGCAGGCACCGGTGCCGCGCTAATCGACGCGCGACATGTTGTGGTGTGCCTTAACCCGGCCGGGTCGCTCTATTCGTCCACGAAGGCGCTGAAGCACCTCACCGTCGCGCACACCGCGCACGAGGTCGAGTTGCGGCGGATGGGGGAGACGATCGAGTAACGTCCTCTTCGGCGCGTTGCACGGTGTATGCCTCCCCACTTCCGCCACCGGCGAAGCTCTCCTGCCGATTATCCGCGGCCTGCACGTCGTCAACGGCGTTGACGACACGGAGGCGCTGACGTGAGCCTGATGGGGTTCGGGATGCGCCTGTCCGGTTTTTCGCGAACGGCGGCAACACGTCGTATATGCGGTCCACGAACCCGGCACGCATTCCCGCAACCGTGTTCAGCGTCCCGGTCCGGCTCGTCTACACCGGGCCCGACAACTCCGACACCCCCTCCCTGCGCGGCACACGAAATTGTTCGCACGCAACCTCAGGGGTGCGGGTTGGCCGTTTACGGTGCGGGAGCCGTCGACGCGCGCACAAGAGTTCGCGACGGGTCTTGCCCACCGCCGCGAACAGGACTGACCATTGCGGGGCGCGTACGCTCACCAGTCTGATCCTGGCCGGCCGTGGAAAGGGACACAGGCTGCGAGACGCACCTGACGGTGTCAGGGGCACCGCTTGCGCGAGAGTCCAAAGCTGTGTTGGCGGCGATATATCAGCGTGCTCTAGTCTCGAAACGCCAGCATCGCGACGCGCCACCGGAAGTCCTGGATGCCGGATGAACGGAGGCCAGGCCATGCGCGACACACCAAAATCACCCCCTCTCGTTACGCGACGCGTCCTGCTCGCCGGGTCGCTGTTGGGTGCGGCCGGTGCCCTCGCTTCCGCCGCAGGACCGTCAGCGGCTGCATCGTACGCAGCCATCCCGCGGTTGCCGGGTGAGACTGCGCGCACGGCCACCGTCACATCACGCACCGGGCGAAGCCGGTACGAGGTGATCGACGTCATGGTCAGCGGCGACCCGGTGCGGCTTTTCGTACCGCACACCGCAGTACCGTCTGCCACTGGCCGCCAGGGTGTGGTTTGGTTCTTCCATGCAAA of the Microbacterium invictum genome contains:
- a CDS encoding glycosyltransferase, which encodes MYLEASYDLDGELLEATGRSATRVSYWSLVPALRERRPKVLELNEAFQVNAWPIMALVSIWLAFTQRRTRPRIVFYAIENLDPIESLRSRLRSTQRVAILILSLALRFVVPTPDRVCFGSQAAEENYRRRAPNLVARAETRLIEALPAPTSSVQTAPEMAAIFVGSFEDRKSVLQTSEAFTLLARKHPDWCFTVAGKGPLQREVQSILNGGTVELRIDPPRAVVRDLIRRSSVLVLASRPTPRWKEQIGLPILEALAEGLTVVTTPDTGLASWLSANGHYLTQSSPSGSQIAKEVEKAIISPLPRAVVVSTLPAVDARIAADTWMNGWDDA
- a CDS encoding acyltransferase encodes the protein MPRNPDSFSSVFDPRANGLNFVRLFLAAGVILWHSFPLTGAEIDLLPLRQLLAEVWVDGFFAISGFLILGSWMRDPHAGRYLRARILRILPAFWVCLLVTAFIVAPLATMTFGMGNLTYVVKNAVLWVFQYGIDGTPAGVPFPGVWNGSIWTLAWEFLCYLLILALGVTGALRHPPVVPVLFIICVLGIAFTSLAPVEIWLVETAARFGSMFLAGALIWQLQDRIRCNRNFVMLSILLVVGSLWLPDYRLLASLPLAYLMLVIGAVIKTPRLRLRNDISYGVYIYAFPIQQVLALAGVWTLGVPGFASLALAITVPVAAASWFLIEKPVLRYKNQSLRRAPASGDGSEVREH